The Arachis hypogaea cultivar Tifrunner chromosome 14, arahy.Tifrunner.gnm2.J5K5, whole genome shotgun sequence genome has a segment encoding these proteins:
- the LOC112742903 gene encoding uncharacterized protein, translating to MDCANIIAWNVRGARNKLARVHLKQLVKNFHPYIFIILETHCAFQKVAVFWNILGYTSIHIEEAQGHSGGIWVLSVWPGVSCIVMAVSLQVVCIEFLNGGFSWVCAVIYASPVPSIREEAWRVLTDFSRNYSGPLLAIGDFNEILLSSEVKGGNFVSRKVDRFRALLDECGLIDLGAHGSLFTWFRHMQGNRFISKRLDRAVATDAWCFRFSESYVENLARIHSDHCPIMVRCQGNDRRVGVKPFRFQVAWSYHPSFSSVVRGAWDKGRPNPIRCLSQVRDDVLAFNQDVFGNIFKRKRELERPVTSIQQRMERVDALSLIQEERELQAEYSNLLMQEELFWYQKS from the coding sequence ATGGATTGTGCAAACATTATAGCTTGGAATGTGAGAGGAGCTAGAAATAAGCTGGCTCGGGTGCATCTGAAACAATTGGTAAAGAATTTTCATCCGTACATTTTTATCATTTTAGAGACTCATTGTGCTTTCCAAAAGGTGGCTGTCTTTTGGAACATATTAGGTTATACTTCTATTCATATTGAAGAAGCTCAGGGGCATAGTGGAGGTATTTGGGTGCTTTCTGTATGGCCTGGAGTATCTTGCATTGTCATGGCAGTGAGTTTGCAAGTGGTGTGTATTGAGTTTTTGAATGGCGGTTTCTCTTGGGTCTGTGCAGTGATTTATGCAAGTCCCGTTCCTAGCATAAGGGAAGAAGCTTGGAGGGTTTTGACAGATTTTTCTAGAAATTATTCAGGTCCTTTATTAGCTATTGGGGATTTTAATGAGATCCTTCTTTCATCTGAGGTTAAAGGTGGAAACTTTGTCTCTCGAAAGGTAGATCGGTTTAGAGCTCTCCTAGATGAGTGTGGTTTGATTGATTTGGGAGCTCATGGATCTTTGTTCACTTGGTTTAGACATATGCAGGGTAATCGGTTCATCTCGAAGAGGCTGGATAGGGCTGTGGCTACTGATGCTTGGTGTTTTCGTTTTTCGGAAAGCTATGTGGAGAATTTGGCGAGGATACATTCTGACCATTGTCCCATTATGGTGCGATGTCAAGGTAATGATAGAAGAGTCGGGGTAAAACCTTTTCGTTTTCAAGTAGCTTGGTCTTATCACCCAAGTTTTTCATCGGTGGTCAGGGGTGCTTGGGACAAGGGTAGACCCAATCCAATTCGTTGCCTTTCTCAGGTCAGAGATGATGTTTTGGCCTTTAACCAAGATGTCTTTgggaatatttttaaaagaaagagggAATTGGAGAGGCCTGTGACCAGTATCCAACAGAGAATGGAGAGAGTTGATGCTTTATCCCTTATACAGGAAGAAAGGGAGTTACAGGCTGAATATAGTAATCTGCTTATGCAAGAGGAGTTGTTTTGGTATCAAAAATCCTGA